From a region of the Triticum aestivum cultivar Chinese Spring chromosome 7D, IWGSC CS RefSeq v2.1, whole genome shotgun sequence genome:
- the LOC123165967 gene encoding ABC transporter G family member 42, with amino-acid sequence MEKVWDSGRRMSRSIGRGMGVETWGVDEAFLHGSGGGSRRGSRGHADDDEEALRWAAIERLPTYSRMRTSILQAEAAAAAADSPPAGTAEGGKQQQQYKEVDVRKLAVGERQEFIERVFRVAEEDNRRFLRKLRDRIDRVGIELPTVEVRFERLTVQARCHVGSRALPTLLNSARNIAEGALGLLGVRLGRQATLTILKDVSGAVRPSRMTLLLGPPSSGKTTLLLALAGKLDPSLRRAGEVAYNGFPLEEFVPQKTAAYISQTDVHVGEMTVKETLDFSARCQGVGTKYDLLTELARREKEAGIRPEPEVDLFMKATSMEGVESSLQTDYTLRILGLDICADTIVGDQMQRGISGGQKKRVTTGEMIVGPTKVLFMDEISTGLDSSTTFQIVKCLQQIVHLGEATILMSLLQPAPETFELFDDIILLSEGQIVYQGPRDFVLEFFESCGFRCPERKGTADFLQEVTSKKDQEQYWADKQRPYRYISVSEFAQTFKRFHVGLELENHLSVPFDKSRSHQAALVFSKHSVSTRELLKASFDKEWLLIKRNSFVYIFKTIQLIIVALIASTVFLRTQMHTRNLDDGFVYVGALLFTLIVNMFNGFAELPLTITRLPVFFKHRDLLFYPAWIFTLPNVVLRIPFSIIESIVWVVVTYYTMGFAPEADRFFKQLLLVFLIQQMAGGLFRAIAGLCRSMIIAQTGGALFLLIFFVLGGFLLPKDFIPKWWIWGYWISPLVYGYNALAVNEFYSPRWMDKFVMDKNGVPKRLGMAMLEGANIFTDKNWFWIGAAGLLGFTIFFNVLFTLCLTYLNPLGKPQAVISEETAKEAEDNGLPRETVSNGSTRRNGSTRRNGSMKSKDGSNNNEMREMRLSARLSNSSSNGISNGISRVMSVGSNEAAPRRGMVLPFSPLSMCFDDVNYYVDMPAEMKQQGVTDDRLQLLRDVTGSFRPGVLTALMGVSGAGKTTLMDVLAGRKTGGYIEGDIKISGYPKNQATFARISGYCEQNDIHSPQVTIRESLIYSAFLRLPEKIGDQDITDEIKIQFVDEVMELVELDNLKDALVGLPGISGLSTEQRKRLTIAVELVANPSIIFMDEPTSGLDARAAAIVMRTVRNTVDTGRTVVCTIHQPSIDIFEAFDELLLLKRGGQVIYSGKLGRNSQKMIEYFQAIPGVPKIKDKYNPATWMLEVSSVAAEVRLSMDFADYYKTSDLYKQNKVLVSQLSQPEPGTSDLYFPTEYSQSIIGQFKACLWKHWLTYWRSPDYNLVRFSFTLFTALLLGSIFWKIGTNMGDANTLRMVIGAMYTAVMFVGINNCATVQPIVSIERTVFYRERAAGMYSALPYAIAQVVMEIPYVFVQTSYYTLIVYAMMSFQWTAAKFFWFFFVSYFSFLYFTYYGMMTVSISPNHEVAGIFAAAFYSLFNLFSGFFIPRPKIPKWWIWYYWICPLAWTVYGLIVTQYGDMEDIITVPGQPNQTISYYITHHFGYHRSFMAVVAPVLVLFAVFFAFMYALCLKKLNFQTR; translated from the exons ATGGAGAAGGTGTGGGACTCGGGGCGGCGGATGAGCCGGAGCATCGGGCGGGGGATGGGGGTGGAGACGTGGGGCGTCGACGAGGCCTTCCtgcacggcagcggcggcgggagcAGGCGCGGGAGCAGGGGCCacgccgacgacgacgaggaggcgctGCGGTGGGCGGCCATCGAGCGCCTCCCCACCTACAGCCGCATGAGGACGTCCATCCTCCAGGCCGAggcggccgccgcggccgccgacTCGCCACCAGCCGGGACGGCAGaaggaggcaagcagcagcagcagtacaaGGAGGTGGACGTGCGGAAGCTGGCCGTGGGCGAGCGGCAGGAGTTCATCGAGCGCGTCTTCCGCGTCGCCGAGGAGGACAACCGGCGCTTCCTCCGAAAGCTCCGCGACCGCATCGACAG ggtgGGCATCGAGCTCCCGACGGTGGAGGTGCGGTTCGAGCGACTGACGGTGCAGGCGCGGTGCCACGTGGGCAGCCGCGCGCTGCCGACGCTGCTCAACTCGGCGCGCAACATCGCGGAGGGCGCGCTGGGGCTGCTCGGCGTGCGGCTGGGCCGGCAGGCGACGCTCACGATCCTCAAGGACGTCTCCGGCGCCGTCCGGCCCTCGAGGATGACGCTGCTGCTGGGCCCGCCGTCGTCGGGGAAGACCACCCTGCTGCTGGCGCTGGCCGGCAAGCTGGACCCGTCGCTGAGGCGCGCCGGCGAGGTGGCCTACAACGGGTTCCCGCTGGAGGAGTTTGTGCCGCAGAAGACGGCGGCGTACATCAGCCAGACGGACGTGCACGTCGGCGAGATGACCGTCAAGGAGACGCTGGACTTCTCGGCCAGGTGCCAGGGCGTCGGCACCAAGTACG ATCTCCTGACCGAGCTggcgaggagggagaaggaggccggCATACGGCCGGAGCCGGAGGTTGACCTTTTTATGAAG GCCACGTCGATGGAAGGAGTCGAGAGCAGCCTCCAGACGGACTACACCCTCAGG ATACTGGGGCTGGACATATGCGCGGACACCATCGTCGGCGACCAGATGCAGAGGGGCATATCCGGCGGCCAGAAGAAGCGCGTCACCACCG GAGAGATGATTGTCGGTCCGACAAAGGTGCTATTCATGGATGAGATATCGACTGGGCTGGACAGCTCCACCACTTTCCAGATTGTCAAATGTCTGCAGCAGATTGTGCATTTGGGCGAGGCCACCATCCTCATGTCCCTCCTCCAGCCAGCCCCTGAGACCTTTGAACTCTTCGATGACATCATCCTCCTGTCAGAAGGCCAGATTGTTTATCAGGGACCCCGCGATTTTGTCCTTGAATTCTTTGAGTCCTGTGGCTTTCGCTGCCCAGAGCGCAAGGGTACTGCAGACTTTCTTCAAGAG GTGACATCAAAGAAGGATCAGGAGCAGTACTGGGCTGATAAGCAGAGGCCATACCGATATATTTCAGTCTCAGAATTTGCGCAGACGTTTAAACGGTTTCATGTTGGTCTAGAACTCGAGAACCATCTCTCGGTGCCATTTGACAAGAGCCGCAGCCATCAGGCTGCCCTGGTCTTCTCCAAGCACTCGGTGTCAACTCGAGAGCTCCTAAAGGCATCCTTTGACAAGGAGTGGCTCCTCATAAAGCGCAATTCATTTGTATACATCTTCAAGACCATACAG CTCATTATTGTAGCCCTTATCGCGTCAACAGTATTTCTAAGGACCCAGATGCACACAAGGAATCTGGATGATGGTTTTGTCTACGTGGGAGCACTGCTTTTTACTCTGATTGTGAACATGTTCAATGGTTTTGCCGAGCTCCCTTTGACCATCACAAGGTTGCCGGTGTTCTTCAAGCACCGGGACCTCCTCTTCTACCCTGCTTGGATATTCACACTACCGAATGTCGTTCTCCGAATCCCATTTTCAATTATCGAATCCATAGTCTGGGTGGTTGTCACATACTACACTATGGGATTTGCCCCAGAAGCTGACAG ATTCTTCAAGCAGTTGCTGCTCGTGTTCTTGATCCAGCAGATGGCCGGTGGGCTTTTCAGAGCAATTGCTGGTCTGTGTAGATCCATGATCATTGCTCAAACTGGAGGAGCCCTGTTCCTTCTCATCTTCTTTGTCCTTGGAGGCTTTCTTCTGCCAAAAG ACTTCATCCCAAAATGGTGGATCTGGGGCTATTGGATTTCACCGCTGGTGTATGGATATAATGCTCTAGCAGTGAATGAATTCTATTCTCCTCGGTGGATGGACAAGTTTGTAATG GACAAGAATGGTGTTCCTAAAAGACTAGGTATGGCTATGCTAGAAGGCGCCAACATTTTTACTGACAAAAACTGGTTCTGGATTGGAGCAGCAGGGCTGTTAGGTTTCACAATCTTCTTCAATGTGCTCTTTACTTTGTGCCTCACGTATCTGAATC CCTTGGGCAAACCACAAGCTGTTATATCTGAAGAAACTGCAAAGGAAGCAGAAGACAATGGGCTTCCGAGAGAGACAGTAAGCAATGGCAGCACAAGAAGAAATGGCAGCACAAGAAGAAATGGCAGCATGAAATCGAAGGATGGGTCCAATAACA ATGAAATGAGAGAGATGAGACTGAGTGCTCGTTTGAGCAATAGTTCATCAAATGGAATTTCTAATGGGATTTCACGAGTCATGTCCGTTGGCAGCAATGAAGCTGCTCCAAGAAGAGGAATGGTTCTTCCGTTCTCCCCTCTATCTATGTGTTTTGATGATGTGAACTACTATGTCGACATGCCTGCA GAAATGAAACAGCAAGGAGTGACTGATGATAGGCTCCAATTGTTACGTGATGTTACTGGATCATTTAGACCTGGAGTGCTAACAGCACTCATGGGAGTCAGTGGAGCTGGAAAGACAACTCTTATGGATGTTTTAGCTGGAAGAAAGACTGGTGGTTACATTGAAGGAGATATCAAAATTTCTGGTTATCCGAAGAACCAAGCAACATTTGCAAGGATTTCTGGCTATTGTGAACAAAATGATATCCATTCACCTCAGGTCACGATCAGGGAATCTCTGATATACTCCGCCTTCCTGCGTCTTCCTGAAAAGATCGGAGATCAAGATATCACTGATGAAATCAAGATT CAATTTGTTGATGAAGTTATGGAGTTAGTGGAGCTCGACAATCTGAAGGATGCTTTAGTTGGACTGCCAGGAATTTCAGGTCTTTCAACAGAGCAAAGAAAGAGGTTAACAATAGCTGTGGAGCTTGTCGCAAATCCATCGATCATCTTCATGGATGAACCGACATCAGGTCTTGATGCAAGAGCAGCAGCAATTGTCATGAGAACTGTGAGGAATACCGTTGACACTGGACGGACAGTGGTTTGCACAATCCACCAGCCAAGCATTGACATCTTTGAAGCTTTTGATGAG TTGCTATTACTGAAAAGAGGAGGCCAGGTGATATACTCTGGGAAACTGGGTCGCAACTCACAGAAAATGATTGAATACTTCCAG GCGATTCCTGGAGTGCCTAAAATCAAAGATAAGTACAACCCTGCAACGTGGATGCTTGAGGTCAGTTCAGTTGCTGCAGAAGTACGCCTGAGTATGGATTTTGCTGACTACTACAAGACTTCAGATCTGTACAA GCAAAACAAGGTATTGGTGAGCCAGCTAAGTCAACCAGAACCAGgaacatcagatctatattttccTACAGAATACTCTCAATCCATTATAGGGCAGTTCAAAGCCTGCCTCTGGAAGCATTGGCTGACCTATTGGCGCAGCCCAGATTACAACCTTGTCAGATTTTCCTTCACTTTGTTCACAGCCTTGCTGCTGGGCTCCATCTTTTGGAAGATTGGCACCAATAT GGGAGATGCCAATACTCTTAGAATGGTCATTGGAGCAATGTACACAGCAGTGATGTTTGTTGGCATCAACAACTGTGCAACCGTTCAACCAATTGTTTCAATCGAGAGAACAGTTTTCTACCGAGAGAGGGCTGCTGGGATGTACTCTGCACTGCCATATGCCATTGCTCAG GTTGTCATGGAGATACCCTATGTCTTCGTCCAAACCTCGTATTACACCCTCATCGTATACGCCATGATGAGCTTCCAGTGGACAGCTGCCAAGTTCTTCTGGTTCTTCTTCGTCTCCTACTTTTCCTTCCTCTACTTCACCTACTACGGCATGATGACTGTATCAATCTCACCAAACCATGAGGTTGCAGGCATCTTCGCCGCAGCTTTCTATTCCCTATTCAACCTTTTCTCTGGCTTCTTCATCCCAAGACCG AAAATCCCCAAGTGGTGGATCTGGTACTACTGGATTTGCCCGTTGGCATGGACAGTGTATGGGCTCATAGTGACACAATACggagacatggaagacatcatcacCGTCCCAGGCCAACCTAACCAGACAATCAGCTACTACATAACTCATCATTTTGGATACCACAGGAGCTTCATGGCGGTCGTTGCACCGGTGCTTGTGCTCTTTGCAGTGTTCTTCGCTTTCATGTATGCTCTCTGCCTCAAGAAGTTGAACTTCCAAACACGGTAG
- the LOC123165968 gene encoding kinesin-like protein KIN-14M, protein MSAATAAESQERRRSEAVAWLRALLRESALPLPPPRASDDELRAALADGALLRAALDKLGRPSSPRDEGGPAAAERDVGRFLAAVERMGLPSFAPSDLQTGPMSAVVACLLALRDQFVSHAGEGWTCGLPQNGRMHTMGFPGRENGQVTQNSEAREDGKQMETTLQKASRSPAMSEPSSVISRPELSSTSRHAGRNFHEVFQLRQGGYSDLPSSKISDMMKSTSLDNAPTQSLLSVVNGILDEIIERKNGEIPYHLAFLLRKIVLEVERRISTQAEHIRNQNNLMKAREEKYKSRIRVLEALASGKIHVSSNATNGKAHVAAEPVHQMKMEKDKFEEKKQLLEEDLTKLTKDKESVTRMTKDKEDMARFLNDKEDIIRLMKEKEEMARLMKEKEDTVSLKKGKDGDRNQSADEHIAKPIMYKDELISLMKEKENYKVTIMKLKLELEAMKSSCEKSHSLLETKNEDVLNLLKDKENSGNIISQLRQELATARRSHETYIQDLKTTALQENRDFEQRIKEVELKLEDSTKRGRHLEELLESRIKTWERKEIMLNQFVGVQMQNIQDLRLSSVSIRHEIQNCQKRWSEELSGLGQSLKVLANASEKYHATLEENRKLFNEVQELKGNIRVFCRIRPFLCNEDHKSSTTEITGDNGELILANPAKIGKEGNKLFKFNKVLGPTTSQDEVFKDIQPLVRSVLDGYNVCIFAYGQTGSGKTYTMTGPEAATEEELGVNFRALNDLFLISRNRGDTFNYEVSVQMIEIYNEQIHDLLGSNGSEKNLGILNSSLPNGLAVPDATLHPVNSTTDVIELMRTGLGNRSVGATALNERSSRSHSVVTVHVQGVDLKTGATLRGALHLVDLAGSERVDRSAVTGDRLKEAQHINKSLSALGDVIFSLSQKTSHVPYRNSKLTQVLQSSLGGHAKTLMFVQINPDVSSYAESLSTLRFAERVSGVELGAAKANKEGKHIREFKEQLSLLKDKIAKKDEEINQLQTHSPRVKTGKRVDSLLKHSSSSPGISSLGSKIQHRRTASGGKAMGLISRAGSDADNFSEISDRHSETSSMQSVDDIQQQREIMVLSKLPEDEMGSNSADPELASFGYADSEGRLSDISDSGISMGTETDGSISSMVDFALFPEQEKIASAWKEQENAPNTPKDRLPKVTTRVQKATTPKTAPSSSVWPKSRDSTPRSSASASTRRSTITQATSSPRTSNTPKRWN, encoded by the exons atgtccgccgccaccgccgccgaatcCC AGGAGCGGCGGCGATCGGAGGCCGTCGCGTGGCTGCGCGCGCTGCTCCGGGAGTCGGCGCTGCCgctcccgccgccgcgcgcctcggACGACGAGCTCCGGGCCGCGCTCGCGGACGGCGCGCTGCTCCGCGCCGCGCTCGACAAGCTCGGCCGCCCCTCTTCCCCGCGCGACGAG ggcggaccggcggcggcggagcgcgaTGTCGGGCGGTTCCTCGCGGCCGTGGAGCGGATGGGCCTCCCCAGCTTCGCGCCCTCGGACCTCCAGACG GGCCCGATGTCAGCTGTGGTTGCCTGTCTTCTTGCACTAAGGGATCAGTTTGTCTCCCATGCTGGGGAAGGCTGGACCTGTGGCCTTCCACAAAATGGGAGGATGCACACCATGGGATTTCCCGGAAGGGAGAATGGCCAGGTCACACAAAATTCTGAAGCAAGAGAAGATGGCAAACAAATGGAAACAACGCTACAAAAGGCCTCCAGAAGTCCAGCCATGTCAG AACCATCATCTGTTATATCACGGCCTGAACTATCTTCTACATCGCGGCATGCTGGACGCAATTTTCATGAAGTCTTCCAACTGAGGCAAGGAGGTTATTCTGATCTGCCTAGTTCTAAAATTTCAGATATGATGAAATCCACCAGCTTGGAT AATGCCCCTACCCAGTCACTTCTGAGTGTTGTGAATGGCATCCTCGATGAGATTATTGAGAGGAAGAATGGTGAAATTCCTTAT CATCTCGCTTTCTTGTTGAGAAAGATCGTATTGGAGGTTGAACGACGAATTTCTACGCAGGCAGAGCACATAAGAAAT CAAAATAACCTTATGAAAGCACGTGAAGAGAAATACAAATCAAGGATAAGAGTTTTAGAGGCACTAGCCAGTGGGAAAATACATGTAAGCTCAAATGCAACAAATGGAAAAGCACAT GTTGCTGCAGAGCCTGTGCACCAGATGAAG ATGGAGAAAGACAAATTTGAAGAGAAAAAGCAATTACTTGAGGAAGATCTGACAAAGCTGACGAAGGACAAGGAAAGTGTAACTAGAATGACAAAGGATAAGGAAGATATGGCTAGATTTTTGAATGACAAGGAAGACATAATTAGATTGATGAAAGAGAAGGAAGAAATGGCTAGATTAATGAAAGAGAAGGAAGACACGGTTAGCTTGAAGAAAGGCAAGGATGGAGATAGAAATCAATCAGCAGATGAACATATAGCTAAGCCAATTATGTATAAAGATGAACTCATCAGTTTGATGAAGGAGAAAGAAAACTATAAAGTTACAATTATGAAATTGAAGTTAGAATTAGAAGCTATGAAATCATCATGTGAAAAGAGCCACAGCCTGTTGGAAACTAAGAACGAGGATGTACTTAATCTTCTAAAGGATAAAGAGAACAGCGGCAACATAATATCACAACTCAGGCAAGAGCTTGCCACGGCAAGAAGATCACATGAGACATATATTCAAGATTTGAAGACTACGGCTCTGCAGGAAAACAGGGATTTTGAACAAAGGATAAAAGAAGTGGAGCTAAAGCTAGAAGATTCTACTAAGAGAGGAAGACATCTTGAAGAATTGTTGGAATCAAGAATCAAAACCTGGGAGCGAAAGGAAATCATGCTGAACCAATTTGTAGGTGTACAAATGCAGAATATTCAG GATTTGAGGTTGTCTTCTGTTTCCATTAGGCATGAAATCCAAAACTGCCAGAAGAGATGGTCTGAAGAACTTAGTGGCCTTG GGCAAAGCCTTAAAGTATTAGCGAATGCTTCAGAGAAGTATCATGCTACTCTTGAAGAAAACAGAAAATTGTTCAACGAGGTTCAGGAGCTAAAAG GAAATATCAGAGTCTTTTGCCGGATAAGACCTTTTCTTTGTAACGAGGATCATAAGTCTAGTACAACTGAAATTACTGGTGATAACGGTGAACTCATTTTAGCAAACCCTGCAAAAATTGGAAAAGAGGGGAATAAGTTGTTTAAATTTAACAAAGTTCTTGGCCCCACTACTTCTCAAG ATGAGGTATTCAAGGACATTCAACCACTAGTTAGATCAGTCCTTGATGGCTATAATGTTTGCATTTTTGCGTATGGACAAACTGGATCAGGAAAAACCTACACAATG ACTGGACCTGAAGCTGCTACTGAGGAGGAATTGGGTGTCAATTTTAGAGCTCTGAACGACCTGTTCCTTATATCACGCAATCGAGGAGATACATTCAATTATGAAGTTAGTGTTCAAATGATTGAAATATACAACGAACAAATCCATGATCTCTTGGGAAGCAATGGTTCAGAGAAGAA TCTAGGGATTTTGAATTCCAGCCTTCCCAATGGGCTTGCTGTTCCTGATGCAACATTGCATCCCGTCAACTCAACGACCGATGTTATTGAGTTAATGAGAACAGGACTTGGGAACCGATCTGTGGGTGCTACAGCACTGAACGAGCGAAGCAGCAGATCTCACAG TGTTGTCACTGTACACGTTCAAGGTGTAGATTTGAAAACTGGAGCTACTTTGCGCGGGGCCCTCCATCTTGTTGATCTTGCTGGAAGTGAAAGGGTGGACCGTTCTGCTGTTACAGGCGATAGACTCAAAGAAGCACAACATATCAATAAATCTCTGTCTGCTCTTGGAGATGTTATATTTTCTTTATCACAGAAGACTTCTCATGTACCATACCGGAACAGCAAACTTACACAAGTCCTGCAGAGTTCTTTGG GTGGCCATGCAAAGACCCTCATGTTTGTGCAGATCAATCCAGATGTGTCATCTTATGCAGAGAGTTTAAGTACTTTGAGGTTTGCTGAAAGGGTTTCGGGAGTGGAACTAGGTGCTGCAAAGGCAAATAAAGAGGGCAAACATATAAGAGAATTTAAGGAACAG CTCTCACTGCTCAAAGATAAAATTGCAAAGAAGGATGAGGAAATCAACCAGCTACAGACTCACAGTCCAAGGGTAAAGACGGGCAAACGGGTTGATTCCTTGCTGAAACATTCGTCCTCCTCCCCAGGCATATCCTCCCTGGGAAGCAAAATACAACATCGAAGAACGGCATCTGGTGGAAAGGCGATGGGCCTTATCAGTAGGGCAGGCTCCGATGCTGATAACTTCTCTGAGATCAGTGACAGGCATTCTGAAACTAGCTCTATGCAGTCGGTTGATGATATCCAGCAGCAGAGGGAGATTATGGTACTTTCCAAGCTCCCTGAAGATGAGATGGGTTCGAATTCAGCTGATCCTGAGCTTGCCAGCTTTGGTTACGCCGATTCAGAGGGGAGGTTAAGCGATATATCAGATAGTGGCATATCCATGGGTACAGAAACCGACGGCTCGATAAGTAGCATGGTTGACTTTGCTCTCTTCCCGGAGCAGGAAAAAATAGCTAGCGCATGGAAAGAACAAGAAAATGCACCCAACACACCAAAAGATCGACT ACCTAAGGTGACCACTCGAGTACAAAAGGCAACAACACCAAAAACAGCTCCATCTTCTAGTGTGTGGCCCAAATCAAGAGATTCTACTCCTAGATCTTCAG CATCAGCAAGCACACGAAGAAGCACAATTACACAAGCAACATCCTCACCAAGAACCTCGAATACTCCGAAGCGATGGAATTAG